A stretch of Carya illinoinensis cultivar Pawnee chromosome 14, C.illinoinensisPawnee_v1, whole genome shotgun sequence DNA encodes these proteins:
- the LOC122294569 gene encoding DEAD-box ATP-dependent RNA helicase 41 isoform X5 yields MADGNEDNQCKSPMVSTDVNVSTADKIKERCTDQREALVGEPNCVMCGRYGEYICDETDDDICSLECKQALLSRSRVVNSQSLVGIQTPKILPATDECFYVRENSNSGSQSLTMDETESLRSKLEIQVRGELAVAPTLSFSSCNLPRRLLQNIDAAGYDMPTPVQMQAIPAALIGKSLLVSADTGSGKTASFLIPIVSHCANIRLERSSNQKNPLAMVLTPTRELCIQVEEHAKLLAKSLPFKTALVVGGDAMAGQRHRIEGGVELIIGTPGRLIDLLSKHDIELDDVKIFVLDEVDSMLQRGFRDQAMQIFQALSQPQVLMYSATISQEVVKMASTMAKDIVFISVGKPNRPSKAVKQVAIWVESKNKKQKLFDILVSKKHFMPPVVVYVGSRVGADLLSNAITVSTGMKALSIHGEKPMKERREIMRSFLVGEVPILVATGVLGRGVDLLAVRQEQLYLGSLLLHDMQLVHSLVARARKGESMAAEVSMSQLP; encoded by the exons ATGGCAGACGGGAACGAGGATAATCAATGCAAGAGTCCAATGGTATCAACAGATGTTAATGTATCCACCG CAGACAAAATTAAAGAGAGGTGTACGGATCAGAGAGAAGCCCTCGTGGGGGAGCCTAATTGTGTTATGTGTGGCCGCTATGGAGAGTATATATGTGATGAGACAGAtgatgatatttgcagtttGGAATGTAAACAAGCGCTACTAAGCAGGAGCAGGGTTGTCAACTCACAATCATTAGTTGGTATCCAAACTCCTAAAATATTACCTGCAACTGATGAGTGTTTTTATGTTAGAGAGAACAGTAACTCAGGATCTCAATCTTTAACTATGGATGAGACTGAATCGCTTAGAAGCAAACTTGAAATTCAGGTGAGGGGTGAATTGGCTGTGGCACCCACCTTATCATTCTCTTCATGTAATCTTCCTCGGAGGCTTCTTCAAAATATAGACGCGGCAGGATATGACATGCCCACACCTGTGCAGATGCAAGCAATCCCAGCTGCTTTGATAGGCAAAAGCCTTCTTGTTTCGGCTGACACGGGCTCCGGGAAAACAGCTTCCTTTCTCATTCCTATTGTTTCTCATTGTGCAAATATTCGCCTTGAGAGGTCCTCAAACCAGAAAAATCCATTAGCAATGGTTCTAACACCAACTAGGGAGCTTTGTATACAGGTTGAAGAACATGCCAAGTTACTTGCAAAGAGTTTGCCTTTCAAAACTGCACTTGTTGTTGGTGGTGATGCTATGGCTGGTCAACGACATCGCATTGAGGGCGGAGTGGAACTAATCATTGGAACTCCGGGGAGGCTTATTGATCTTTTATCCAAGCATGATATTGAACTAGATGATGTAAAGATCTTTGTACTGGATGAGGTGGATTCCATGCTTCAAAGGGGTTTCCGAGATCAGGCCATGCAAATCTTTCAGGCTCTATCACAACCCCAGGTCTTGATGTATTCAGCAACAATCTCACAAGAGGTGGTAAAGATGGCTAGCACTATGGCAAAAGATATTGTTTTCATATCTGTTGGCAAGCCTAACAGACCAAGTAAGGCTGTGAAGCAGGTAGCTATCTGGGTTGAGTCAAAGAATAAAAAGCAAAAGCTTTTCGACATTTTAGTCAGTAAGAAGCATTTTATGCCACCTGTTGTGGTGTATGTTGGTTCGAGAGTTGGGGCAGATCTCCTATCTAATGCAATTACAGTCAGCACTGGGATGAAAGCTTTATCAATCCACGGGGAAAAGCccatgaaggagaggagagaaatCATGCGGTCGTTTTTAGTGGGAGAGGTTCCTATTCTTGTGGCCACTGGGGTTTTGGGTCGTGGTGTTGATCTCTTGGCTGTGAGACAG GAGCAGCTGTACCTCGGGAGCTTGTTACTTCACGATATGCAGCTGGTTCATTCTCTAGTGGCAAGGGCCAGAAAAGGAGAAAGCATGGCTGCTGAAGTCTCAATGAGTCAATTGCCTTAA
- the LOC122294569 gene encoding DEAD-box ATP-dependent RNA helicase 41 isoform X3, translated as MVSTDVNVSTADKIKERCTDQREALVGEPNCVMCGRYGEYICDETDDDICSLECKQALLSRSRVVNSQSLVGIQTPKILPATDECFYVRENSNSGSQSLTMDETESLRSKLEIQVRGELAVAPTLSFSSCNLPRRLLQNIDAAGYDMPTPVQMQAIPAALIGKSLLVSADTGSGKTASFLIPIVSHCANIRLERSSNQKNPLAMVLTPTRELCIQVEEHAKLLAKSLPFKTALVVGGDAMAGQRHRIEGGVELIIGTPGRLIDLLSKHDIELDDVKIFVLDEVDSMLQRGFRDQAMQIFQALSQPQVLMYSATISQEVVKMASTMAKDIVFISVGKPNRPSKAVKQVAIWVESKNKKQKLFDILVSKKHFMPPVVVYVGSRVGADLLSNAITVSTGMKALSIHGEKPMKERREIMRSFLVGEVPILVATGVLGRGVDLLAVRQVIVFDMPNSVKEYIHQIGRASRLGEEGTAIAFVNEESKNIFPELIKILKSAGAAVPRELVTSRYAAGSFSSGKGQKRRKHGC; from the exons ATGGTATCAACAGATGTTAATGTATCCACCG CAGACAAAATTAAAGAGAGGTGTACGGATCAGAGAGAAGCCCTCGTGGGGGAGCCTAATTGTGTTATGTGTGGCCGCTATGGAGAGTATATATGTGATGAGACAGAtgatgatatttgcagtttGGAATGTAAACAAGCGCTACTAAGCAGGAGCAGGGTTGTCAACTCACAATCATTAGTTGGTATCCAAACTCCTAAAATATTACCTGCAACTGATGAGTGTTTTTATGTTAGAGAGAACAGTAACTCAGGATCTCAATCTTTAACTATGGATGAGACTGAATCGCTTAGAAGCAAACTTGAAATTCAGGTGAGGGGTGAATTGGCTGTGGCACCCACCTTATCATTCTCTTCATGTAATCTTCCTCGGAGGCTTCTTCAAAATATAGACGCGGCAGGATATGACATGCCCACACCTGTGCAGATGCAAGCAATCCCAGCTGCTTTGATAGGCAAAAGCCTTCTTGTTTCGGCTGACACGGGCTCCGGGAAAACAGCTTCCTTTCTCATTCCTATTGTTTCTCATTGTGCAAATATTCGCCTTGAGAGGTCCTCAAACCAGAAAAATCCATTAGCAATGGTTCTAACACCAACTAGGGAGCTTTGTATACAGGTTGAAGAACATGCCAAGTTACTTGCAAAGAGTTTGCCTTTCAAAACTGCACTTGTTGTTGGTGGTGATGCTATGGCTGGTCAACGACATCGCATTGAGGGCGGAGTGGAACTAATCATTGGAACTCCGGGGAGGCTTATTGATCTTTTATCCAAGCATGATATTGAACTAGATGATGTAAAGATCTTTGTACTGGATGAGGTGGATTCCATGCTTCAAAGGGGTTTCCGAGATCAGGCCATGCAAATCTTTCAGGCTCTATCACAACCCCAGGTCTTGATGTATTCAGCAACAATCTCACAAGAGGTGGTAAAGATGGCTAGCACTATGGCAAAAGATATTGTTTTCATATCTGTTGGCAAGCCTAACAGACCAAGTAAGGCTGTGAAGCAGGTAGCTATCTGGGTTGAGTCAAAGAATAAAAAGCAAAAGCTTTTCGACATTTTAGTCAGTAAGAAGCATTTTATGCCACCTGTTGTGGTGTATGTTGGTTCGAGAGTTGGGGCAGATCTCCTATCTAATGCAATTACAGTCAGCACTGGGATGAAAGCTTTATCAATCCACGGGGAAAAGCccatgaaggagaggagagaaatCATGCGGTCGTTTTTAGTGGGAGAGGTTCCTATTCTTGTGGCCACTGGGGTTTTGGGTCGTGGTGTTGATCTCTTGGCTGTGAGACAGGTAATAGTGTTTGACATGCCTAATTCCGTCAAGGAGTACATCCATCAGATAGGGAGGGCGTCCAGATTGGGAGAGGAGGGTACAGCAATTGCATTTGTGAATGAAGAAAGTAAGAATATATTTCCAGAGCtgattaaaatcttaaaatctgCAGGAGCAGCTGTACCTCGGGAGCTTGTTACTTCACGATATGCAGCTGGTTCATTCTCTAGTGGCAAGGGCCAGAAAAGGAGAAAGCATGGCTGCTGA
- the LOC122294569 gene encoding DEAD-box ATP-dependent RNA helicase 41 isoform X1, producing MADGNEDNQCKSPMVSTDVNVSTADKIKERCTDQREALVGEPNCVMCGRYGEYICDETDDDICSLECKQALLSRSRVVNSQSLVGIQTPKILPATDECFYVRENSNSGSQSLTMDETESLRSKLEIQVRGELAVAPTLSFSSCNLPRRLLQNIDAAGYDMPTPVQMQAIPAALIGKSLLVSADTGSGKTASFLIPIVSHCANIRLERSSNQKNPLAMVLTPTRELCIQVEEHAKLLAKSLPFKTALVVGGDAMAGQRHRIEGGVELIIGTPGRLIDLLSKHDIELDDVKIFVLDEVDSMLQRGFRDQAMQIFQALSQPQVLMYSATISQEVVKMASTMAKDIVFISVGKPNRPSKAVKQVAIWVESKNKKQKLFDILVSKKHFMPPVVVYVGSRVGADLLSNAITVSTGMKALSIHGEKPMKERREIMRSFLVGEVPILVATGVLGRGVDLLAVRQVIVFDMPNSVKEYIHQIGRASRLGEEGTAIAFVNEESKNIFPELIKILKSAGAAVPRELVTSRYAAGSFSSGKGQKRRKHGC from the exons ATGGCAGACGGGAACGAGGATAATCAATGCAAGAGTCCAATGGTATCAACAGATGTTAATGTATCCACCG CAGACAAAATTAAAGAGAGGTGTACGGATCAGAGAGAAGCCCTCGTGGGGGAGCCTAATTGTGTTATGTGTGGCCGCTATGGAGAGTATATATGTGATGAGACAGAtgatgatatttgcagtttGGAATGTAAACAAGCGCTACTAAGCAGGAGCAGGGTTGTCAACTCACAATCATTAGTTGGTATCCAAACTCCTAAAATATTACCTGCAACTGATGAGTGTTTTTATGTTAGAGAGAACAGTAACTCAGGATCTCAATCTTTAACTATGGATGAGACTGAATCGCTTAGAAGCAAACTTGAAATTCAGGTGAGGGGTGAATTGGCTGTGGCACCCACCTTATCATTCTCTTCATGTAATCTTCCTCGGAGGCTTCTTCAAAATATAGACGCGGCAGGATATGACATGCCCACACCTGTGCAGATGCAAGCAATCCCAGCTGCTTTGATAGGCAAAAGCCTTCTTGTTTCGGCTGACACGGGCTCCGGGAAAACAGCTTCCTTTCTCATTCCTATTGTTTCTCATTGTGCAAATATTCGCCTTGAGAGGTCCTCAAACCAGAAAAATCCATTAGCAATGGTTCTAACACCAACTAGGGAGCTTTGTATACAGGTTGAAGAACATGCCAAGTTACTTGCAAAGAGTTTGCCTTTCAAAACTGCACTTGTTGTTGGTGGTGATGCTATGGCTGGTCAACGACATCGCATTGAGGGCGGAGTGGAACTAATCATTGGAACTCCGGGGAGGCTTATTGATCTTTTATCCAAGCATGATATTGAACTAGATGATGTAAAGATCTTTGTACTGGATGAGGTGGATTCCATGCTTCAAAGGGGTTTCCGAGATCAGGCCATGCAAATCTTTCAGGCTCTATCACAACCCCAGGTCTTGATGTATTCAGCAACAATCTCACAAGAGGTGGTAAAGATGGCTAGCACTATGGCAAAAGATATTGTTTTCATATCTGTTGGCAAGCCTAACAGACCAAGTAAGGCTGTGAAGCAGGTAGCTATCTGGGTTGAGTCAAAGAATAAAAAGCAAAAGCTTTTCGACATTTTAGTCAGTAAGAAGCATTTTATGCCACCTGTTGTGGTGTATGTTGGTTCGAGAGTTGGGGCAGATCTCCTATCTAATGCAATTACAGTCAGCACTGGGATGAAAGCTTTATCAATCCACGGGGAAAAGCccatgaaggagaggagagaaatCATGCGGTCGTTTTTAGTGGGAGAGGTTCCTATTCTTGTGGCCACTGGGGTTTTGGGTCGTGGTGTTGATCTCTTGGCTGTGAGACAGGTAATAGTGTTTGACATGCCTAATTCCGTCAAGGAGTACATCCATCAGATAGGGAGGGCGTCCAGATTGGGAGAGGAGGGTACAGCAATTGCATTTGTGAATGAAGAAAGTAAGAATATATTTCCAGAGCtgattaaaatcttaaaatctgCAGGAGCAGCTGTACCTCGGGAGCTTGTTACTTCACGATATGCAGCTGGTTCATTCTCTAGTGGCAAGGGCCAGAAAAGGAGAAAGCATGGCTGCTGA
- the LOC122294569 gene encoding DEAD-box ATP-dependent RNA helicase 41 isoform X2 produces MADGNEDNQCKSPMVSTDVNVSTDKIKERCTDQREALVGEPNCVMCGRYGEYICDETDDDICSLECKQALLSRSRVVNSQSLVGIQTPKILPATDECFYVRENSNSGSQSLTMDETESLRSKLEIQVRGELAVAPTLSFSSCNLPRRLLQNIDAAGYDMPTPVQMQAIPAALIGKSLLVSADTGSGKTASFLIPIVSHCANIRLERSSNQKNPLAMVLTPTRELCIQVEEHAKLLAKSLPFKTALVVGGDAMAGQRHRIEGGVELIIGTPGRLIDLLSKHDIELDDVKIFVLDEVDSMLQRGFRDQAMQIFQALSQPQVLMYSATISQEVVKMASTMAKDIVFISVGKPNRPSKAVKQVAIWVESKNKKQKLFDILVSKKHFMPPVVVYVGSRVGADLLSNAITVSTGMKALSIHGEKPMKERREIMRSFLVGEVPILVATGVLGRGVDLLAVRQVIVFDMPNSVKEYIHQIGRASRLGEEGTAIAFVNEESKNIFPELIKILKSAGAAVPRELVTSRYAAGSFSSGKGQKRRKHGC; encoded by the exons ATGGCAGACGGGAACGAGGATAATCAATGCAAGAGTCCAATGGTATCAACAGATGTTAATGTATCCACCG ACAAAATTAAAGAGAGGTGTACGGATCAGAGAGAAGCCCTCGTGGGGGAGCCTAATTGTGTTATGTGTGGCCGCTATGGAGAGTATATATGTGATGAGACAGAtgatgatatttgcagtttGGAATGTAAACAAGCGCTACTAAGCAGGAGCAGGGTTGTCAACTCACAATCATTAGTTGGTATCCAAACTCCTAAAATATTACCTGCAACTGATGAGTGTTTTTATGTTAGAGAGAACAGTAACTCAGGATCTCAATCTTTAACTATGGATGAGACTGAATCGCTTAGAAGCAAACTTGAAATTCAGGTGAGGGGTGAATTGGCTGTGGCACCCACCTTATCATTCTCTTCATGTAATCTTCCTCGGAGGCTTCTTCAAAATATAGACGCGGCAGGATATGACATGCCCACACCTGTGCAGATGCAAGCAATCCCAGCTGCTTTGATAGGCAAAAGCCTTCTTGTTTCGGCTGACACGGGCTCCGGGAAAACAGCTTCCTTTCTCATTCCTATTGTTTCTCATTGTGCAAATATTCGCCTTGAGAGGTCCTCAAACCAGAAAAATCCATTAGCAATGGTTCTAACACCAACTAGGGAGCTTTGTATACAGGTTGAAGAACATGCCAAGTTACTTGCAAAGAGTTTGCCTTTCAAAACTGCACTTGTTGTTGGTGGTGATGCTATGGCTGGTCAACGACATCGCATTGAGGGCGGAGTGGAACTAATCATTGGAACTCCGGGGAGGCTTATTGATCTTTTATCCAAGCATGATATTGAACTAGATGATGTAAAGATCTTTGTACTGGATGAGGTGGATTCCATGCTTCAAAGGGGTTTCCGAGATCAGGCCATGCAAATCTTTCAGGCTCTATCACAACCCCAGGTCTTGATGTATTCAGCAACAATCTCACAAGAGGTGGTAAAGATGGCTAGCACTATGGCAAAAGATATTGTTTTCATATCTGTTGGCAAGCCTAACAGACCAAGTAAGGCTGTGAAGCAGGTAGCTATCTGGGTTGAGTCAAAGAATAAAAAGCAAAAGCTTTTCGACATTTTAGTCAGTAAGAAGCATTTTATGCCACCTGTTGTGGTGTATGTTGGTTCGAGAGTTGGGGCAGATCTCCTATCTAATGCAATTACAGTCAGCACTGGGATGAAAGCTTTATCAATCCACGGGGAAAAGCccatgaaggagaggagagaaatCATGCGGTCGTTTTTAGTGGGAGAGGTTCCTATTCTTGTGGCCACTGGGGTTTTGGGTCGTGGTGTTGATCTCTTGGCTGTGAGACAGGTAATAGTGTTTGACATGCCTAATTCCGTCAAGGAGTACATCCATCAGATAGGGAGGGCGTCCAGATTGGGAGAGGAGGGTACAGCAATTGCATTTGTGAATGAAGAAAGTAAGAATATATTTCCAGAGCtgattaaaatcttaaaatctgCAGGAGCAGCTGTACCTCGGGAGCTTGTTACTTCACGATATGCAGCTGGTTCATTCTCTAGTGGCAAGGGCCAGAAAAGGAGAAAGCATGGCTGCTGA
- the LOC122294569 gene encoding DEAD-box ATP-dependent RNA helicase 41 isoform X4, whose product MVSTDVNVSTDKIKERCTDQREALVGEPNCVMCGRYGEYICDETDDDICSLECKQALLSRSRVVNSQSLVGIQTPKILPATDECFYVRENSNSGSQSLTMDETESLRSKLEIQVRGELAVAPTLSFSSCNLPRRLLQNIDAAGYDMPTPVQMQAIPAALIGKSLLVSADTGSGKTASFLIPIVSHCANIRLERSSNQKNPLAMVLTPTRELCIQVEEHAKLLAKSLPFKTALVVGGDAMAGQRHRIEGGVELIIGTPGRLIDLLSKHDIELDDVKIFVLDEVDSMLQRGFRDQAMQIFQALSQPQVLMYSATISQEVVKMASTMAKDIVFISVGKPNRPSKAVKQVAIWVESKNKKQKLFDILVSKKHFMPPVVVYVGSRVGADLLSNAITVSTGMKALSIHGEKPMKERREIMRSFLVGEVPILVATGVLGRGVDLLAVRQVIVFDMPNSVKEYIHQIGRASRLGEEGTAIAFVNEESKNIFPELIKILKSAGAAVPRELVTSRYAAGSFSSGKGQKRRKHGC is encoded by the exons ATGGTATCAACAGATGTTAATGTATCCACCG ACAAAATTAAAGAGAGGTGTACGGATCAGAGAGAAGCCCTCGTGGGGGAGCCTAATTGTGTTATGTGTGGCCGCTATGGAGAGTATATATGTGATGAGACAGAtgatgatatttgcagtttGGAATGTAAACAAGCGCTACTAAGCAGGAGCAGGGTTGTCAACTCACAATCATTAGTTGGTATCCAAACTCCTAAAATATTACCTGCAACTGATGAGTGTTTTTATGTTAGAGAGAACAGTAACTCAGGATCTCAATCTTTAACTATGGATGAGACTGAATCGCTTAGAAGCAAACTTGAAATTCAGGTGAGGGGTGAATTGGCTGTGGCACCCACCTTATCATTCTCTTCATGTAATCTTCCTCGGAGGCTTCTTCAAAATATAGACGCGGCAGGATATGACATGCCCACACCTGTGCAGATGCAAGCAATCCCAGCTGCTTTGATAGGCAAAAGCCTTCTTGTTTCGGCTGACACGGGCTCCGGGAAAACAGCTTCCTTTCTCATTCCTATTGTTTCTCATTGTGCAAATATTCGCCTTGAGAGGTCCTCAAACCAGAAAAATCCATTAGCAATGGTTCTAACACCAACTAGGGAGCTTTGTATACAGGTTGAAGAACATGCCAAGTTACTTGCAAAGAGTTTGCCTTTCAAAACTGCACTTGTTGTTGGTGGTGATGCTATGGCTGGTCAACGACATCGCATTGAGGGCGGAGTGGAACTAATCATTGGAACTCCGGGGAGGCTTATTGATCTTTTATCCAAGCATGATATTGAACTAGATGATGTAAAGATCTTTGTACTGGATGAGGTGGATTCCATGCTTCAAAGGGGTTTCCGAGATCAGGCCATGCAAATCTTTCAGGCTCTATCACAACCCCAGGTCTTGATGTATTCAGCAACAATCTCACAAGAGGTGGTAAAGATGGCTAGCACTATGGCAAAAGATATTGTTTTCATATCTGTTGGCAAGCCTAACAGACCAAGTAAGGCTGTGAAGCAGGTAGCTATCTGGGTTGAGTCAAAGAATAAAAAGCAAAAGCTTTTCGACATTTTAGTCAGTAAGAAGCATTTTATGCCACCTGTTGTGGTGTATGTTGGTTCGAGAGTTGGGGCAGATCTCCTATCTAATGCAATTACAGTCAGCACTGGGATGAAAGCTTTATCAATCCACGGGGAAAAGCccatgaaggagaggagagaaatCATGCGGTCGTTTTTAGTGGGAGAGGTTCCTATTCTTGTGGCCACTGGGGTTTTGGGTCGTGGTGTTGATCTCTTGGCTGTGAGACAGGTAATAGTGTTTGACATGCCTAATTCCGTCAAGGAGTACATCCATCAGATAGGGAGGGCGTCCAGATTGGGAGAGGAGGGTACAGCAATTGCATTTGTGAATGAAGAAAGTAAGAATATATTTCCAGAGCtgattaaaatcttaaaatctgCAGGAGCAGCTGTACCTCGGGAGCTTGTTACTTCACGATATGCAGCTGGTTCATTCTCTAGTGGCAAGGGCCAGAAAAGGAGAAAGCATGGCTGCTGA